Genomic DNA from Sphingomonas hankookensis:
TTCCAGCCCCGACGGGCTGTGGTTCGGCAAGCCGTCGAACGCGTCGGGCCAGGTCACGCCGGTGCTGTGGATCCAGACCGATGACGGCGCGTACACCGACGTCACCAACTGCATGATGCTGGCGGCGATGCCGGGCAGCGTCGGCGATGGCGGCACGCGCACCATCACCAATACCGGCGTGTCGGCGACCAGCACCGCGACGACCCGCATCGGCAAGGCGCCGGGCACCGCGCTGCGCCGCTTTCTGGTCGGACCGGTCCAGTGCGAGATCACCGGCATCGAATCGACGCCGGACGGCCGGTCGCTGTTCGTCAACATCCAGCATCCGGGCGAAGGCGGCAATTTCGACAAGCCGACGAGCAACTGGCCGGCGCTCCCGACCAGCGGCAGCAGCGTGATCCCCGCGACGTCGGCCGGCACCGCGGGCACCCGTCCGCGTTCGGCGACGATCGTCATCACCAAGAAGGACGGCGGCGTCGTCGCGCTGTAACCGACCTGCCCAGCGCAGTCGGGACGGGCGGTGGTCTGAGGACCGCCGCCCGTTTTGCGTTCAAAGTTCACTAAGTTCACACTCGTGACGTTTTGCGCGTCGGGCGGGTTCTGGTTGGTTGGGTGCGGGCGCGGGCAGGGGATGCATCGTGCCAGCGGCGCGGCGTGTAGGAAAGTCCGGGGGGGCGGGGGCGCGTCTCAACGCCCGGATTTATCCGGGGTCCCGCTTCTTGGCGGCCGAAGAAGGAGAAGCGGGACCCCGGGTCTAGCCCGAGGTGACGGTTGGTGCGGTGGTTCCGCTCAGTAAATTCCGTCGATTTCCATCGTCAGGCGCGGGGCAGGGGGATTAAGGAGCAGGCTGCGCTTGTCGCCCTGCAGCACCTCGTCGCGACGCAGCCGGTCGTAGCGCGCGCGCGCCGCTGCCGACGCATCCGCGCCGTCGCGCAGGATGGTCGGTTTCAGGAACACGAACAGGGTGCGCTTCTGGCGGCTTTCGGTGCGGCCCTTGAACAGTTCGCCGATCACCGGAAGGCTGCCGAGGATCGGCACCTGGCTGCGGAGCCGCTGATAATCGTCGCTGGTCAGGCCGCCGAGCACGATCGTCTGGCCATTGTCGGCTAGGACGGTGGTGTTGGCTGAGCGCTTGTTGGTGATGATGTCGGCCGCACCACTGACCTGGGTCGGGGCGATAGAGGATGCTTCTTGGCTCACCTCCAGCCGGATCGTGTCGCCGGCATTGATGCGCGGCAGGACGCGGAGGGTAATGCCGACGTCCTTGCGTTCGATGGTGGTGTAGGGGTTGGCGGTGCCGTTGCCGGTCAGGATCGAACCCGTCACGAACGGCACTTCCTGCGCCACGACGAACTCGCCGAGCTTGTTGTCGAGCACGGTGATTTGCGGGGTCGAAAGGAGATTGGCCTTGGTCGAGGTGCTGAGTGCCTGCACGAGGATCGAGAAATCGTTGCCGATGCCGATATTGGCGGAGAGGCCGCCGCTCAGTAGGCCGGCGGCGGGTACGCCCAGCACGCCGAGGATCCGGCCGAGCGATGCGCCGCCATTGTCGAACGATGTGCCGGCGCCGCTCACCTGCGTCAGTGCTGCGCCCGCCGTACCGATCTGCACCGCCAGTTGTTCGGCGTCCTGCCCGGTGATCTCCGCGATCGCGGCTTCGATCAGCACCTGCGGGCGGCGGACGTCGAGGTCGGGGATCAGGCGTTCGATCTGGGCGATGGCGGTCGGCGTGCCGCGTACGACGACGGCGTTGATGTCGGGCGCGGGCTGGACGGTGATGTCGGGAGTGGTGAAGCCCTGCGCCGGGGTCGTCTGCTGATTCTGGCCGACGGTGCTGATGCTGCCGCCAACCCCGGTGGCGCCCAGGCCACCCGCGGCACCGGCCAGCGCGCCGGCATTGGTGCCGCCGCTGGCGATCAGGCCCGACAGCGCCTGCCCGGCATTGTTACGCTGGCTGACGGTCGAGAGGCTGCGCGCGACCGGATTCGTCGCCGACTGCTGCTGGCCGAGAATGCCGCGCAACACGTCGGTCACGCTTTCGGCATCGGCGAAGTTCAGGCGGAAGACGCGGGTCGACATGGTCGCGCTGCCGCCGCGTGCGTCGAGCGACTGGGCGATGCGGCGCGCCTCCGCGACGCTGGCGGGCGTACCGCGCACGAGGATGGTGTTGCTGCGCGGATCGCCCGCGACGCGCGCGCCGCCTTCGCCCAGCACCGCCTGCATCGCGGTGGCGATGTCGGCGGCGTTGCCGTTGGTCAGCGTGATGGTGGCGAAGGTCGATCCGCCGCCGCCGTCGAGCGACCGGGCCAGCGCCTCGATCCGGCGGACATTGTCGGCATAGTCGGTGACGACGATCGCATTGGGCTGGGTCAGCGGCTCGACGCTGCCGAAGCTGGCGACCAACGGCCGCACGATCCGCGCGGCATCGGCCGAGGGGACGTTCGAGAGGCGCACCATCCGCGTGGTCAGTTCCTGCCCGCCGACGCCGCGCGTGCGCACCCCGCCGTCGCGCACCGCATTGGCCTGCGGAATGATGCGCCATGCCGATCCGGAGCGGACGGCGGCGAAGCCGTTGGCGCGCAGCACCGACTGGAACAGCTCCCACACGCCCGCCGGGGACAGCGGTTCGGCGGAGGTGACGGTCACCTGCCCCTTGACGCTAGGGTCGAGGATCAGCGTGCGGCCGGTGATGCGGCTGATCTGATCGGCGACGTCGGCGATCTCCACGCCGCGCATGTTGACGACGATGTCGGCGGCCTGGGTCTGAGCGATAGCCGGCGACAGGCTGGTTGCGGCGAGCGCGAGGGAGAGGAAGGCGGAGGCGAAGCGGTGGCGCACGGGGAAGACCCTAACGGATGGGAATGGAGACGGTGATCGGCTTGCCGTCGCGAAGGATGGTGACCTGCGCCTGCCCCGATGCGGCGGCGCTGGCGATGGCCGCATTGACCGCCGACGGGTCGGTCATGGCGGCGCC
This window encodes:
- the gspD gene encoding type II secretion system secretin GspD; this translates as MRHRFASAFLSLALAATSLSPAIAQTQAADIVVNMRGVEIADVADQISRITGRTLILDPSVKGQVTVTSAEPLSPAGVWELFQSVLRANGFAAVRSGSAWRIIPQANAVRDGGVRTRGVGGQELTTRMVRLSNVPSADAARIVRPLVASFGSVEPLTQPNAIVVTDYADNVRRIEALARSLDGGGGSTFATITLTNGNAADIATAMQAVLGEGGARVAGDPRSNTILVRGTPASVAEARRIAQSLDARGGSATMSTRVFRLNFADAESVTDVLRGILGQQQSATNPVARSLSTVSQRNNAGQALSGLIASGGTNAGALAGAAGGLGATGVGGSISTVGQNQQTTPAQGFTTPDITVQPAPDINAVVVRGTPTAIAQIERLIPDLDVRRPQVLIEAAIAEITGQDAEQLAVQIGTAGAALTQVSGAGTSFDNGGASLGRILGVLGVPAAGLLSGGLSANIGIGNDFSILVQALSTSTKANLLSTPQITVLDNKLGEFVVAQEVPFVTGSILTGNGTANPYTTIERKDVGITLRVLPRINAGDTIRLEVSQEASSIAPTQVSGAADIITNKRSANTTVLADNGQTIVLGGLTSDDYQRLRSQVPILGSLPVIGELFKGRTESRQKRTLFVFLKPTILRDGADASAAARARYDRLRRDEVLQGDKRSLLLNPPAPRLTMEIDGIY